The Candidatus Methylomirabilota bacterium nucleotide sequence ATCCTCTTCCTCGGTCCGCCGGGCGTCGGCAAGACGCATCTGGCCATCGCCCTCGGGCTGCGCGCGATCGAGCAGGGCTCCGGCGTCTACTTCGTGCGGGCGCACGAGCTGCTCGAGGATCTCCGGCGCGCCCAGGCCGAGCACCGTCTGGAACGCCGGCTGCGGATCTATCTGGCGCCCAAGCTGCTCATCATCGATGAGTTCGGCGTCTGGCCCTACGACCGGATGGCGGCCACCGCCTTTTTCACCCTGGTCTCGGCGCGCTACGAGCGCGGCAGCATCATCCTGACGTCGAACAAGGGCTTCGGGGAGTGGGGCGAGGTCCTCGGCGACGCCGTGATCGCCACGGCGATCCTCGACCGCCTGCTCCATCACAGCCACGTCCTCAACATCCGCGGCGAGAGCTACCGCCTGCGGGAGAAGAAGCAGGCCGGGCTCATCGGCGTCGGCACGGCCGCCCTCACGGGACCCCGAGACGACGCCGCCAACGACA carries:
- the istB gene encoding IS21-like element helper ATPase IstB, yielding MIAAAQARQSLEHLGLAEAAAVLDGRLEAAAQKQLPYADFLADLLSTETAARRERYLRTRTRLAHLPFQRTLDQFDFRFQPSIDKRQVRDLATLTFISEAANILFLGPPGVGKTHLAIALGLRAIEQGSGVYFVRAHELLEDLRRAQAEHRLERRLRIYLAPKLLIIDEFGVWPYDRMAATAFFTLVSARYERGSIILTSNKGFGEWGEVLGDAVIATAILDRLLHHSHVLNIRGESYRLREKKQAGLIGVGTAALTGPRDDAANDNPPEAGQFQTGEGGSRVRRR